In Nymphaea colorata isolate Beijing-Zhang1983 chromosome 13, ASM883128v2, whole genome shotgun sequence, one DNA window encodes the following:
- the LOC126409208 gene encoding sphingolipid C9-methyltransferase 1-like codes for MRKISLLIAKVNYFPTRSYNLEHFVMFLVMVDVQARITNNHEVLEIGCGWGSLALEVVKQIGCRYTGIMLSEEQLKYAQEKVKEAGLEDHIKLLLCDYRQLPKFQKYDRIISCGMLEVVGHECMGEFFGCCESLLTEDRIFVLQVLQIFLLYFFYYLPFCFIICFILQHTRSHYLDT; via the exons ATGAGAAAAATTTCCCTTTTGATCGCAAAGGTGAATTACTTTCCTACAAGGTCTTATAATCTGGAACATTTTGTGATGTTTCTAGTTATGGTTGATGTGCAGGCAAGGATTACCAACAACCATGAAGTTCTTGAGATTGGCTGTGGTTGGGGAAGCCTCGCACTGGAAGTTGTCAAGCAAATCGGATGTAGATATACTGGAATTATGCTATCAGAAGAGCAACTAAAATATGCCCAAGAAAAGGTTAAAGAAGCTGGTTTAGAA GACCACATTAAACTTCTTTTGTGCGACTACCGCCAACTGCCAAAGTTTCAGAAGTATGATAGGATAATATCTTG TGGGATGCTAGAAGTTGTTGGGCATGAATGCATGGGAGAGTTCTTTGGCTGCTGCGAGTCCTTATTGACTGAAGATCGAATTTTTGTTCTTCAGGTTTTACAAATATTTctactttatttcttttattaccttcctttttgttttataatatgTTTCATATTACAACATACAAGAAGTCATTATCTTGACACCTGA
- the LOC116266974 gene encoding uncharacterized protein LOC116266974 gives MARLREPAVPIQYQLLSTCSLSLSLTAQAEGETKMRVAVIGGGVSGLVSAYILAKAGVHVVLYEKEAHLGGHAQTVHVNGVDLDLGFMVFNGVTYPNMMELFENLGVIVQRSDMSFSVSLDEATLSNMRTTLTLIAVRHLDSSSSHWVTLMHFGTIILSRCVPQFGRAPLNKCSTALLTVCSHSAETIMPFKCLIWFP, from the exons ATGGCGCGTTTGCGAGAGCCTGCAGTCCCCATACAATACCAACTTCTGTCCACTTGCAGCCTGTCTTTGTCTTTGACAGCGCAGGCCGAAG GTGAAACAAAGATGAGGGTTGCGGTGATTGGTGGGGGAGTGAGTGGCCTGGTTTCAGCTTATATCTTGGCCAAGGCCGGAGTTCACGTGGTTCTCTATGAAAAAGAAGCTCACTTGGGTGGCCATGCTCAGACCGTCCATGTCAATGGTGTCGATTTGGACCTTGGATTTATGGTGTTCAATGGA GTCACGTATCCCAATATGATGGAGCTTTTCGAAAACCTTGGAGTTATTGTGCAAAGAAGCGACATGTCCTTCTCAGTGAGTTTGGATGAAG CTACCTTGAGCAACATGAGAACAACCTTGACCTTGATCGCAGTGAGACACTTGGACAGTTCATCAAGTCACTGGGTTACTCTGATGCATTTCGGGACCATTATTTT ATCCCGATGTGTTCCTCAGTTTGGTCGTGCTCCTCTGAACAAATGCTCAACTGCTCTGCTTACTGTGTGCTCTCATTCTGCCGAAACCATCATGCCCTTCAAGTGCCT GATATGGTTTCCATGA